A genomic window from Lycium barbarum isolate Lr01 chromosome 4, ASM1917538v2, whole genome shotgun sequence includes:
- the LOC132636369 gene encoding kinesin-like protein KIN-14N, with protein MAPKNQNKPPLPNFSTPLNSNYTAGEVSVEKRRRIGNPKMPSTATGARTRQAFAVVNGVADLPPPNSGPPSSAGSDSGIVEFSKEDIEALLTEKLKTKNKYNIKEKCDLMSEYIRRLKLCIKWFQQLEGNYVTEQESLKGLLESAEKKCNEMEMLMKVKEEELNSIIKELRKNIEALQAKFAKEESAKLEAVDSYNREKHARDTAEKLQASLSEELKRAQQDNTSANQKIQSLSNTYKGLQEYNKNLQDYNSRLQKDLGTVNETLKRVEAEKAAVVENLSGLRGHYTSLQEQLTSSRAVQDEAVKQKEALASEVGFLRGDLQKIRDDRDQQSLQVQILTAEVIKFKECTGKSVAELEGMAIKTNQLEETCLSQCEQIKSLQQKLAFAEKRLEMSDMSAVKTKEEYEEQKSVIFDLQNHLADAETKIVEGEKLRKRLHNTILELKGNIRVFCRVRPLLCDDTVSAETKVISFPTSTEAQGRGIDLIQNGQKQSFTFDKVFMPEASQQDVFVEISQLVQSALDGYKVCIFAYGQTGSGKTHTMVGKPDSDNQKGLIPRSLEQVFETRQALQKQGWNYKMQVSMLEIYNETIRDLLSPSNSSSFDASRPENVGKQYAIKHDANGNTHVSDLTIVDVHCYSQVSKLFGLAAESRSVGKTQMNQQSSRSHFVFTLRISGVNESTEQQVQGVLNLIDLAGSERLSKSGSTGDRLKETQAINKSLSSLSDVIFALAKKEEHVPFRNSKLTYLLQPCLGGNSKTLMFVNVSPDPPSVGESLCSLRFAARVNACEIGIPRRQTSLPRPSDSRLSFG; from the exons ATGGCTCCGAAGAACCAGAACAAGCCGCCTCTTCCTAATTTTTCAACTCCTTTAAAC AGTAATTACACAGCAGGTGAGGTTTCAGTGGAGAAGAGACGGAGAATAGGCAATCCAAAAATGCCGTCCACAGCTACTGGTGCAAGAACCCGGCAAGCATTTGCAGTGGTGAATGGGGTTGCTGATCTGCCTCCACCAAATAGTGGTCCGCCAAGTAGTGCAGGTTCAGACAGCGGGATCGTTGAATTTAGCAAAGAAGACATTGAAGCTTTACTCACTGAGAAATTGAAAACCAAGAACAAGTATAACATAAAG GAAAAGTGTGATCTTATGTCAGAATATATAAGAAGACTCAAGTTATGTATTAAGTGGTTCCAGCAGCTTGAAGGAAACTATGTTACAGAGCAGGAATCACTCAAAGGCTTGTTAGAGTCGGCTGAGAAAAAATGCAATGAGATGG AGATGCTAATGAAAGTCAAAGAAGAAGAGTTGAATTCAATCATTAAGGAGTTGAGAAAAAACATTGAGGCACTTCAGGCAAAGTTTGCCAAGGAGGAGTCAGCCAAGTTG GAAGCTGTAGATTCTTATAATAGAGAGAAACATGCTAGAGATACAGCAGAGAAACTGCAAGCTTCCCTTTCAGAAGAGCTGAAAAGAGCTCAACAAGACAATACAAGTGCAAATCAGAAG ATCCAGTCACTAAGTAATACATACAAGGGGTTACAGGAGTACAACAAAAATTTACAGGATTATAACAGTAGGCTTCAGAAAGACCTTGGTACAGTCAATGAAACACTGAAGCGCGTGGAGGCGGAGAAAGCTGCAGTGGTTGAAAATCTCAGTGGACTAAGGGGTCATTATACTTCTTTACAGGAACAGCTCACTTCTTCTAGA GCTGTTCAGGATGAGGCTGTCAAACAAAAAGAGGCTTTAGCAAGTGAAGTTGGATTCTTGCGAGGAGATCTGCAAAAAATTAGGGATGATCGTGATCAGCAATCGTTACAAGTCCAGATTCTAACAGCTGAAGTAATAAAATTTAAGGAATGCACTGGAAAATCTGTGGCCGAGTTAGAAGGCATGGCGATAAAGACCAATCAGCTGGAG GAGACATGTTTGTCTCAGTGTGAACAAATAAAAAGTTTGCAGCAAAAACTTGCCTTTGCAGAGAAGAGACTAGAG ATGTCCGACATGTCAGCTGTGAAGACAAAAGAAGAATATGAAGAGCAGAAGAGTGTTATTTTTGATTTGCAGAACCATCTTGCTGATGCCGAAACAAAAATTGTGGAAGGAGAGAAGCTACGTAAAAGGCTGCATAATACTATACTG GAGTTGAAAGGAAATATTAGAGTTTTCTGCAGGGTGAGGCCATTATTGTGTGATGACACTGTCAGTGCAGAAACAAAGGTTATCTCTTTTCCAACATCAACGGAAGCACAGGGAAGAGGCATCGATTTGATACAAAATG GGCAAAAACAATCATTCACATTTGACAAAGTTTTCATGCCCGAGGCTTCACAACAAGATGTTTTTGTTGAGATATCCCAACTTGTACAGAGCGCTCTTGACGGTTATAAG GTTTGTATATTTGCTTACGGTCAGACTGGTTCTGGTAAGACTCACACAATGGTGGGCAAGCCAGACTCTGATAATCAGAAAGGGCTTATACCACGCTCTTTAGAGCAGGTATTCGAGACCAGGCAAGCTCTTCAAAAACAAGGGTGGAACTATAAGATGCAG GTCTCAATGCTTGAAATTTACAATGAAACTATTCGGGATCTTTTATCGCCATCAAATTCGTCCAGTTTTGATGCATCCCGGCCAGAAAATGTAGGAAAGCAATATGCCATCAAACATGACGCCAATGGCAATACCCATGTATCCGACCTGACAATTGTGGATGTTCATTGCTATAGTCAGGTTTCTAAACTTTTTGGGCTGGCAGCAGAAAGCAG ATCTGTTGGGAAGACTCAGATGAACCAACAGTCTTCGAGGAGCCATTTTGTCTTCACTCTGAGAATATCTGGTGTGAATGAG AGTACCGAGCAACAAGTACAAGGTGTACTCAATTTGATTGATCTCGCCGGAAGTGAACGTCTATCCAAGAGTGGGTCTACTGGAGATCGGCTAAAAGAAACTCAA GCCATCAACAAGAGTCTATCGTCTCTAAGTGATGTTATATTTGCTCTAGCAAAGAAAGAGGAGCATGTGCCTTTTAGGAACTCAAAGCTTACATACCTTCTCCAG CCCTGTCTAGGTGGTAACTCGAAGACATTAATGTTTGTTAATGTTTCACCGGATCCTCCATCTGTGGGTGAATCCCTATGTTCACTCCGATTCGCAGCACGGGTTAATGCATGTGAGATTGGGATCCCAAGGCGTCAAACTAGCTTGCCGCGTCCTTCTGATTCTCGCTTAAGCTTTGGCTAA